A portion of the Kribbella jejuensis genome contains these proteins:
- a CDS encoding acyltransferase family protein, which yields MTKAAEENQTQPPAVPAADASTPPPGAPVSAFPGESGAPPSSPSKRLPRVESLTGLRWWAAFFVFCHHMTNLAPLPIFDFLKYGTSGVTFFFVLSGFVLTWSAQPGTKIRTFYRRRFARIFPLYILTLVAAFFVFYRVDPPAGMSWIKPVSVSVLVLSALLLHGWSNNPTILYGGNPAGWTLSVEAFFYAYFPFVWRATQKLKVAGGLILCVAVLVIGGAYRLALFHYKADIPVLPQPVLHSVAFLFGIGLAIALRSGWKPRIPVWFAFVVTGGGLWLLWYSGSHPTQVPGAVTMGLCQKEILTLLYGFLIFAVAARDIRGGRSLLRSKPLVALGQWSYAFYLVHATILYAIKEYHGIAGPIGWANLTWYAGVLVLSIFASAVLYKFVEHPMERLLRGPR from the coding sequence ATGACGAAGGCCGCCGAAGAGAACCAGACGCAGCCGCCGGCAGTTCCGGCGGCGGATGCGTCGACCCCGCCCCCCGGTGCGCCCGTCAGTGCCTTCCCGGGGGAGTCCGGCGCACCGCCGAGCTCCCCCAGCAAGAGATTGCCCCGAGTCGAGTCGCTCACCGGTCTGCGCTGGTGGGCGGCCTTCTTCGTGTTCTGCCACCACATGACGAACCTGGCGCCGCTGCCGATCTTCGACTTCCTGAAGTACGGCACCTCCGGCGTCACGTTCTTCTTCGTGCTGTCCGGTTTCGTGCTGACCTGGTCGGCGCAGCCGGGCACCAAGATCCGGACCTTCTACCGGCGCCGGTTCGCCCGGATCTTCCCGCTGTACATCCTCACACTGGTGGCGGCGTTCTTCGTCTTCTACCGGGTCGATCCGCCGGCCGGGATGTCCTGGATCAAGCCGGTCTCGGTCAGCGTGCTGGTGCTGTCGGCGCTGCTGCTGCACGGCTGGTCGAACAACCCGACCATCCTGTACGGCGGCAACCCGGCGGGCTGGACGCTGTCGGTCGAGGCGTTCTTCTACGCGTACTTCCCGTTCGTCTGGCGGGCCACCCAGAAGCTGAAGGTGGCCGGCGGGCTGATCCTGTGCGTCGCGGTGCTCGTGATCGGCGGCGCGTACCGGTTGGCGCTGTTCCACTACAAGGCCGACATACCGGTGTTGCCGCAGCCGGTCCTGCACTCGGTCGCGTTCCTGTTCGGTATCGGCCTGGCGATCGCGCTGCGGTCCGGGTGGAAGCCGCGGATCCCGGTGTGGTTCGCGTTCGTGGTCACCGGCGGCGGCCTGTGGCTGCTCTGGTACTCCGGCTCGCACCCGACCCAGGTACCGGGCGCGGTCACGATGGGCCTGTGCCAGAAGGAAATCCTGACGCTGCTGTACGGCTTCCTGATCTTCGCCGTCGCCGCGCGCGACATCCGTGGCGGCCGGTCACTGCTGCGCAGCAAGCCGCTGGTCGCACTCGGCCAGTGGTCGTACGCGTTCTACCTGGTCCACGCGACCATCCTGTACGCGATCAAGGAGTACCACGGCATCGCCGGCCCGATCGGCTGGGCGAACCTGACCTGGTACGCCGGCGTACTCGTCCTTTCGATCTTCGCCTCGGCGGTGCTCTACAAGTTCGTCGAGCACCCGATGGAGCGGCTGCTCCGAGGCCCCCGATGA
- a CDS encoding ABC transporter permease: MNATSVDEEFNPSVHVYEPHKVGLPALRPYFKALWQRREFAAEMSRTNIRGAHTNTFFGQVWLVLNPLLLALVYYLLTDIIAGGGARVDAGLRFAHMCGGLFAFYYFSGAMTAGAASVVGGGKLLLNQSFPRMLLPLSAVRTAFFRFLPTLVVYIAIHVLMGQKLRWQMLLAPAFLIMLTVFAAGMGMIFAALQVYFRDTASFLPYFVRIWLYMSPVLWFAEQAPAKFKGFIQYNPLYPLLGGWTDLLVKGHVPVVKMWIGGGFWAVLAFVVGSLFFMSRERDFVVRL, from the coding sequence ATGAACGCGACTAGCGTCGACGAGGAGTTCAACCCGTCGGTGCACGTGTACGAACCGCACAAGGTCGGTCTGCCGGCTCTGCGCCCGTACTTCAAGGCGCTCTGGCAGCGGCGGGAGTTCGCGGCGGAGATGTCCCGGACGAACATCCGGGGTGCGCACACGAACACCTTCTTCGGACAGGTGTGGCTGGTGCTGAACCCGCTGCTCCTCGCCCTGGTGTACTACCTGCTCACCGACATCATCGCGGGCGGTGGCGCCCGCGTGGATGCCGGACTGCGGTTCGCTCACATGTGCGGCGGCCTGTTCGCCTTCTACTACTTCTCGGGTGCGATGACGGCCGGCGCGGCCAGCGTCGTCGGCGGCGGCAAGCTGCTGCTGAACCAGTCGTTCCCGCGGATGCTGCTGCCGTTGTCGGCGGTCCGGACCGCGTTCTTCCGGTTCCTGCCGACCCTGGTTGTGTACATCGCCATCCACGTCCTGATGGGACAGAAGCTGCGCTGGCAGATGCTGCTGGCCCCGGCCTTCCTGATCATGCTGACGGTCTTCGCCGCCGGGATGGGAATGATCTTCGCCGCACTGCAGGTGTACTTCCGCGACACCGCGAGCTTCCTGCCGTACTTCGTGCGGATCTGGCTCTACATGTCCCCGGTGTTGTGGTTCGCCGAGCAGGCACCCGCGAAGTTCAAGGGCTTCATCCAGTACAACCCGCTCTACCCACTGCTCGGCGGTTGGACCGACCTGCTCGTCAAGGGTCACGTCCCGGTCGTCAAGATGTGGATCGGCGGCGGCTTCTGGGCGGTGCTGGCCTTCGTCGTGGGCTCGTTGTTCTTCATGTCGAGGGAGCGTGATTTCGTTGTCCGTCTCTGA
- the wecB gene encoding non-hydrolyzing UDP-N-acetylglucosamine 2-epimerase: MKVLSVVGARPQFVKLAPVAEAFAAAQKEHGHQHVIVHTGQHYDKNMSDVFFADLRIPDPDVHLGVGSGSHGVQTGAMLAAMDAVLDEHKPDWVLVYGDTNSTLAGALSAVKMHLPVAHLEAGLRSFNRLMPEEHNRVLTDHAADLLLAPTQVAMDHLANEGLKDKSRLVGDVMTDVCFRVRDAVQGKPLDGPFKQGEYVVSTIHRAENTDDPERLAAIVDGLAAAGTQVLLLAHPRLVAKCAEHGIKLERPDGSLHVREPLAYPEMVQAVLGSAGVVTDSGGLQKEAFLLGRVCTTLRTETEWVETLADGWNVLTSDVSKLPGLAARPAPTGERPMPYGDGHAAERVVATLAE, translated from the coding sequence ATGAAGGTTCTGAGCGTTGTCGGTGCGCGCCCGCAGTTCGTGAAGCTGGCACCGGTCGCGGAGGCGTTCGCCGCGGCTCAAAAGGAACACGGCCACCAGCACGTGATCGTGCACACCGGGCAGCACTACGACAAGAACATGTCCGACGTGTTCTTCGCCGACCTGCGGATCCCGGACCCGGACGTCCACCTGGGCGTCGGGTCCGGCAGCCACGGTGTCCAGACCGGCGCGATGCTGGCCGCGATGGACGCCGTACTGGACGAGCACAAGCCGGATTGGGTGCTCGTGTACGGCGACACCAACTCGACGCTCGCCGGTGCGCTGTCCGCGGTGAAGATGCACCTGCCGGTCGCGCACCTCGAGGCCGGGCTGCGCTCGTTCAACCGGCTGATGCCGGAGGAGCACAACCGGGTGCTCACCGACCACGCGGCAGACCTGCTGCTGGCTCCGACCCAGGTGGCGATGGACCACCTGGCCAACGAGGGTCTCAAGGACAAGTCGCGGCTCGTCGGTGACGTGATGACCGACGTGTGCTTCCGGGTCCGTGACGCTGTCCAGGGCAAGCCGCTGGACGGTCCGTTCAAGCAGGGCGAGTACGTCGTCTCCACGATCCACCGGGCCGAGAACACCGACGACCCGGAGCGGCTGGCCGCGATCGTCGACGGTCTCGCCGCCGCTGGGACGCAGGTCCTGCTGCTCGCGCACCCGCGGCTGGTCGCGAAGTGCGCGGAGCACGGCATCAAGCTGGAGCGTCCGGACGGTTCGCTGCACGTCCGCGAGCCGCTGGCGTACCCGGAGATGGTCCAGGCCGTGCTCGGTTCGGCCGGCGTGGTCACGGACTCCGGCGGTCTCCAGAAGGAGGCCTTCCTGCTCGGCCGGGTGTGCACCACGCTGCGCACCGAGACCGAATGGGTCGAGACGCTGGCGGACGGATGGAACGTGTTGACATCCGACGTGAGTAAGCTGCCCGGGTTGGCTGCACGGCCGGCTCCCACGGGGGAACGCCCAATGCCCTACGGGGACGGTCACGCCGCCGAGCGTGTCGTCGCCACTCTCGCGGAGTAG
- a CDS encoding glycosyltransferase family 4 protein, whose translation MSRSTAPDVGIITTGHDVADARLHKITAALQHRDLSVELWGLGDAEGGPAGAMVHAGPRGNLVQRLARTAVLPWRTKAKVVMTVDPDMIPVTRLVTTLRRRKLVVDVHEDYERLLADRAWAQGPAGLPARLIVRAGSKLAAGADLTVVADSHLAPHQAKHRLVVQNLPDHGFLAPSPPTGAPRAVYVGDLRTSRGLFDMVETVAAAPEWSLDLVGPVAPSDREQIEARIAQPDVGGRVRLHGRQPPADAWRIAHGAWASLAMLQPTPAFIEAMPSKIYEYLASGLPVLSTRLPRQSKVIEESGGGVLVDSVAEASETLRRWSADPGELEKLRDHALQWAADHLSTTTPYDELADAIIDLLKGPA comes from the coding sequence ATGTCTCGCAGCACGGCGCCGGACGTGGGGATCATCACGACCGGCCACGACGTGGCCGATGCGCGCCTGCACAAGATCACCGCGGCCCTGCAGCACCGCGACCTGAGTGTCGAGCTGTGGGGCCTCGGTGATGCCGAGGGTGGTCCGGCCGGCGCCATGGTGCACGCCGGGCCGCGCGGCAACCTGGTGCAGCGGCTGGCCCGCACCGCCGTACTGCCCTGGCGGACCAAGGCCAAGGTGGTGATGACGGTCGACCCGGACATGATTCCGGTCACCCGGCTCGTCACTACGCTGCGGCGGCGGAAGCTCGTCGTCGACGTACACGAGGACTACGAGCGGCTGCTGGCCGACCGGGCCTGGGCGCAGGGGCCTGCCGGCCTGCCGGCCCGGTTGATCGTTCGCGCGGGGTCGAAGCTGGCCGCGGGTGCCGATCTCACCGTGGTCGCCGACTCGCATCTCGCGCCGCACCAGGCCAAACACCGCCTAGTGGTGCAGAACCTGCCCGACCACGGTTTCCTGGCGCCGTCCCCGCCGACCGGCGCACCGCGCGCGGTGTACGTCGGGGACCTGCGCACCAGCCGTGGTCTGTTCGACATGGTCGAGACCGTCGCCGCGGCGCCGGAGTGGTCCCTCGACCTGGTCGGCCCGGTCGCACCCTCGGACCGGGAGCAGATCGAAGCCCGGATCGCGCAGCCCGACGTCGGTGGCCGGGTCCGGCTGCACGGGCGCCAGCCACCCGCCGACGCCTGGCGGATCGCGCACGGCGCCTGGGCGAGCCTGGCCATGCTGCAGCCGACGCCGGCGTTCATCGAAGCGATGCCGTCGAAGATCTACGAGTACCTCGCCAGCGGTCTTCCCGTTCTCTCCACCCGGCTGCCCCGGCAGTCGAAGGTGATCGAGGAGTCCGGTGGCGGAGTCCTGGTGGACTCGGTGGCGGAAGCGTCCGAGACCTTGCGGCGTTGGTCCGCGGATCCCGGTGAGCTGGAGAAGCTGCGTGATCACGCACTGCAGTGGGCGGCGGACCACCTGTCCACGACCACGCCGTACGACGAACTGGCCGACGCAATTATCGATCTCTTAAAAGGACCTGCATGA
- a CDS encoding Gfo/Idh/MocA family protein, with product MANLRAGLIGLGMMGRHHARVLASLEGVDLVAVADPGGDKFGVAGGRPVHENIEQLIAEKLDYCMVAVPTQYHAEIAKALAEAGVHAMIEKPLAGSSAEATEIAKAFEAAGLVGAVGHIERYNPALQALRVRLEAGELGDIYQITTRRQGPFPARIADVGVVLDLATHDIDLTAWVTQSPFVSVAAQSAHKSGRQYEDLIAVTGKLANGTVTSHLVNWLSPMKERLTVVTGEKGAFIADTLTADLSFHANGTVQTAWDDVAHFRGVSEGDMIRYAISKPEPLKTEHEAFRDAVLGKEADIVTLQQGLTTVKVAEAVLQSASEDRTVAVAGESQ from the coding sequence ATGGCGAACCTGCGGGCAGGCCTGATCGGCCTGGGCATGATGGGGCGGCACCACGCCCGCGTCCTGGCGTCGCTCGAGGGCGTCGACCTGGTCGCGGTGGCCGACCCGGGCGGTGACAAGTTCGGCGTGGCCGGCGGTCGTCCGGTACACGAGAACATCGAGCAGCTGATCGCCGAGAAGCTCGACTACTGCATGGTCGCGGTCCCGACCCAGTACCACGCCGAGATCGCGAAGGCGCTGGCCGAGGCCGGCGTGCACGCGATGATCGAGAAGCCGCTGGCCGGTTCGTCGGCCGAGGCGACCGAGATCGCGAAGGCGTTCGAGGCGGCCGGCCTGGTCGGCGCGGTCGGTCACATCGAGCGGTACAACCCGGCGCTGCAGGCGCTGCGGGTGCGGCTGGAGGCCGGTGAGCTGGGCGACATCTACCAGATCACCACCCGCCGCCAGGGCCCGTTCCCGGCCCGGATCGCCGACGTCGGCGTGGTGCTGGACCTGGCCACCCACGACATCGACCTGACCGCGTGGGTGACGCAGTCGCCGTTCGTCTCCGTGGCCGCGCAGAGCGCCCACAAGTCCGGCCGGCAGTACGAGGACCTGATCGCGGTGACCGGCAAGCTGGCCAACGGCACCGTGACCAGCCACCTGGTCAACTGGCTGTCCCCGATGAAGGAGCGGCTCACCGTCGTCACCGGTGAGAAGGGCGCGTTCATCGCCGACACCCTGACCGCCGACCTGTCCTTCCACGCCAACGGCACCGTCCAGACCGCGTGGGACGACGTCGCGCACTTCCGTGGTGTCAGCGAGGGCGACATGATCCGGTACGCGATCAGCAAGCCCGAGCCGCTGAAGACCGAGCACGAGGCGTTCCGCGACGCGGTGCTCGGCAAGGAGGCCGACATCGTCACGCTGCAGCAGGGTCTGACCACCGTGAAGGTGGCCGAGGCCGTGCTCCAGTCGGCGTCGGAGGACCGCACGGTGGCCGTCGCCGGGGAGTCCCAGTAA
- a CDS encoding DegT/DnrJ/EryC1/StrS family aminotransferase, producing the protein MMVQPIPAAKPIIGKEEREAVDRVMQSGMLAQGPEVAAFEQEFGAALVSGRACVATNSGTSGLHLGLLAAGVGPGDEVIVPSFTFAATANSVALTGATPVFADIEPTYFCLDPAAVEAAITEKTKAVMPVHLFGHPANMTALQAIADKHGIQIYEDAAQAHGATWNGAPVGTFGEFAMFSLYPTKNMTSGEGGMNSVANADLERRMRLFRNQGMLKQYENEVVGLNNRMTDLHAAIGRVQLTKVGGWTKQRQENAAFLDANLAGVGVPAVAPEASHVYHQYTIRVTEDRDGFANALRTEYGVGCGVYYPIPNHRLPSFQRDLDLPETEKAAAEVLSLPVHPSLSEEDLNRIVAAVNTVAKAGA; encoded by the coding sequence CTGATGGTGCAGCCGATTCCGGCCGCGAAGCCGATCATCGGGAAGGAGGAGCGCGAAGCCGTCGACCGGGTCATGCAGTCCGGGATGCTGGCGCAGGGCCCCGAGGTTGCGGCGTTCGAGCAGGAGTTCGGCGCAGCGCTGGTCTCCGGCCGGGCGTGTGTCGCGACGAACTCCGGAACGTCCGGTCTGCACCTGGGCCTGCTGGCCGCGGGTGTCGGCCCCGGTGACGAGGTGATCGTCCCGTCCTTCACCTTCGCCGCGACCGCGAACAGCGTCGCGCTGACCGGCGCCACCCCGGTGTTCGCCGACATCGAGCCGACGTACTTCTGCCTGGACCCGGCCGCGGTCGAGGCCGCGATCACCGAGAAGACCAAGGCCGTCATGCCGGTGCACCTGTTCGGTCACCCGGCGAACATGACCGCGCTGCAGGCGATCGCCGACAAGCACGGCATCCAGATCTACGAGGACGCCGCGCAGGCGCACGGCGCGACCTGGAACGGCGCCCCGGTCGGTACCTTCGGCGAGTTCGCGATGTTCAGCCTGTACCCGACCAAGAACATGACGTCCGGTGAGGGCGGCATGAACTCGGTCGCGAACGCCGACCTGGAGCGCCGGATGCGGCTGTTCCGCAACCAGGGCATGCTGAAGCAGTACGAGAACGAGGTCGTCGGCCTGAACAACCGGATGACCGATCTGCACGCCGCCATCGGCCGGGTGCAGCTGACCAAGGTCGGCGGCTGGACCAAGCAGCGGCAGGAGAACGCGGCCTTCCTGGACGCGAACCTCGCCGGTGTCGGCGTCCCGGCGGTCGCCCCCGAGGCGTCGCACGTGTACCACCAGTACACGATCCGGGTGACCGAGGACCGCGACGGCTTCGCGAACGCGCTGCGGACCGAGTACGGCGTCGGCTGCGGCGTGTACTACCCGATCCCGAACCACCGGCTGCCCTCGTTCCAGCGTGACCTGGACCTGCCGGAGACCGAGAAGGCCGCGGCCGAGGTGCTCTCGCTGCCGGTCCACCCCTCGCTGTCCGAGGAAGACCTGAACCGGATCGTGGCCGCGGTGAACACCGTGGCGAAGGCGGGTGCGTGA
- a CDS encoding ABC transporter ATP-binding protein: MSVSETEKKPMQKSTSNMPAVKVQDVSITYRTTFERVPTFKSAIVRLGRGERAVREVKAVQNVSFDVNHGTTIGIIGANGAGKSTLMRSIAGILPPTSGRIEVHGRVSTLLSLGVGFNAALSGKENVVLGGLAAGLSRKEIEARYEEIAEFAELGDFMEMPMRTYSSGMFSRLAFSVAVHMDPDILMIDEALSAGDASFKTKAAAKMSELVSNSRTMFLVSHAMSSVREMCNDCIWLHKGKLMMRGEPNEVIQAYTKFLQVGEEEAVSLEDL, encoded by the coding sequence TTGTCCGTCTCTGAGACCGAGAAGAAGCCGATGCAGAAGAGCACGTCGAACATGCCGGCCGTCAAGGTGCAGGACGTGTCGATCACCTACCGGACCACGTTCGAGCGGGTGCCGACCTTCAAGAGCGCGATCGTCCGGCTGGGCCGCGGCGAGCGTGCGGTCCGCGAGGTCAAGGCCGTCCAGAACGTGTCGTTCGACGTGAACCACGGCACGACGATCGGCATCATCGGCGCGAACGGCGCCGGCAAGTCGACGCTGATGCGGTCGATCGCCGGCATCCTGCCGCCGACTTCGGGCCGGATCGAGGTGCACGGCCGGGTCTCGACGCTGCTGTCGCTGGGTGTCGGCTTCAACGCCGCCCTGTCCGGCAAGGAAAACGTGGTCCTCGGTGGGCTGGCGGCCGGTCTGAGCCGCAAGGAGATCGAGGCGCGGTACGAGGAGATCGCCGAGTTCGCCGAGCTCGGTGACTTCATGGAGATGCCGATGCGGACGTACTCGTCCGGCATGTTCAGCCGGCTGGCGTTCTCGGTCGCGGTGCACATGGACCCCGACATCCTGATGATCGACGAGGCGCTGTCGGCCGGTGACGCGTCGTTCAAGACCAAGGCCGCGGCGAAGATGTCCGAGCTGGTCTCGAACAGCCGCACGATGTTCCTGGTCAGCCACGCGATGAGCAGTGTCCGCGAGATGTGCAACGACTGCATCTGGCTGCACAAGGGCAAGCTGATGATGCGCGGCGAACCCAACGAGGTCATCCAGGCCTACACCAAGTTCCTGCAGGTCGGGGAAGAAGAAGCTGTCTCACTCGAGGACCTCTGA
- a CDS encoding glycosyltransferase, whose translation MTVTRAIREHLPAPLARTAGAVRRRLRGLRYSYAALPAFPPVATTPVRMLVGPTNSAGQGHAWAQAAKTLPDVDAVSFALQRKGQFEFPNDYGVPLAWFGQPRWQRAQQQYVEQYTHVLVESLRPLFGARGHADAVPDIEALLGKGVDVALLFHGSDIRLPSRHAKRERWSPFTPGDELTDRLEPQARRHAEIVEALGLPVFVSTVDLLDDVPNAHWLPVAIDPQRWQLAARPLFELDKPVVAHVPSNAKLKGTQEIDEVLTGLQERGLIEYRRITGVPNHQMPAVIGAADIVVDQLHIGLYGVAAVEALAAGRIVVSYVGDSVRRRVRSLAGREVPIVEADPDTLGDVVSGLIADREAAAAHASAGPGFVAELHDGRRSAEVLRSWLIEKEIL comes from the coding sequence GTGACGGTGACGCGTGCGATCCGCGAGCACCTGCCGGCGCCGTTGGCCCGGACCGCGGGAGCGGTCCGGCGGCGCCTGCGCGGCTTGCGGTACTCGTACGCGGCCCTGCCGGCGTTCCCGCCGGTAGCGACGACGCCCGTGCGGATGCTGGTCGGCCCGACCAACTCCGCCGGGCAGGGTCACGCCTGGGCACAGGCCGCGAAGACCCTGCCGGACGTCGACGCCGTCTCGTTCGCCCTGCAACGCAAGGGCCAGTTCGAATTCCCCAATGACTACGGCGTACCGCTGGCCTGGTTCGGCCAGCCGCGCTGGCAACGCGCCCAGCAGCAGTACGTCGAGCAGTACACGCACGTGCTGGTGGAGTCGCTGCGCCCGTTGTTCGGCGCCCGCGGTCACGCCGACGCCGTACCGGACATCGAGGCGCTGCTGGGCAAGGGCGTCGACGTCGCGCTGCTGTTCCACGGTTCCGACATCCGGCTGCCCAGCCGGCACGCGAAGCGCGAGCGCTGGTCGCCGTTCACCCCGGGCGACGAGCTGACCGATCGGCTCGAGCCGCAGGCCCGCCGGCACGCGGAGATCGTCGAGGCGCTGGGCCTGCCGGTCTTCGTCTCCACGGTCGACCTGCTGGACGACGTACCGAACGCCCACTGGTTGCCGGTCGCGATCGATCCGCAGCGGTGGCAGCTGGCCGCGCGGCCGCTGTTCGAGCTCGACAAGCCGGTCGTCGCGCACGTCCCGTCGAACGCGAAGCTCAAGGGCACGCAGGAGATCGACGAGGTGCTCACCGGGCTGCAGGAGCGGGGCCTGATCGAGTACCGGCGGATCACCGGCGTGCCGAACCACCAGATGCCCGCCGTGATCGGTGCCGCGGACATCGTTGTCGATCAATTGCACATCGGCCTGTACGGCGTGGCGGCCGTGGAGGCCCTGGCGGCCGGGCGGATCGTGGTTTCGTACGTCGGTGATTCGGTGCGCCGGCGGGTGCGTAGTCTGGCCGGGCGAGAGGTGCCGATCGTGGAGGCGGATCCCGACACCCTGGGTGATGTCGTCTCCGGTCTGATCGCTGATCGTGAGGCCGCCGCAGCGCACGCGTCCGCCGGCCCCGGATTCGTGGCGGAGTTGCACGACGGACGCCGCTCGGCCGAAGTACTGAGAAGTTGGCTCATCGAGAAGGAGATCCTGTGA
- a CDS encoding acyltransferase, producing MTSRIAPSADVDDSAQIGDGSSVWHLAQIRENAVLGKNCIVGRGAYVGTGVRMGDNCKIQNYALVYEPASLEDGVFIGPAVVLTNDYFPRAVNPDGTPKSGHDWEPVGVTLKEGCSLGARSVCVAPVTIGRWATVAAGAVVTKDVPDFALVAGVPARRLKWVGKAGVPLLSVGDGEWKCPNTGEMYIETDGRLRPADENAENMEEN from the coding sequence GTGACGTCCCGCATCGCGCCCTCCGCCGACGTCGACGACAGCGCCCAGATCGGCGACGGTTCGTCGGTCTGGCACCTGGCCCAGATCCGCGAGAACGCGGTCCTCGGCAAGAACTGCATCGTCGGCCGCGGCGCCTACGTCGGGACCGGGGTCCGGATGGGCGACAACTGCAAGATCCAGAACTACGCGCTGGTGTACGAGCCGGCGTCCCTCGAGGACGGCGTGTTCATCGGTCCGGCGGTGGTGCTCACCAACGACTACTTCCCCCGCGCGGTGAACCCGGACGGTACGCCGAAGAGCGGGCACGACTGGGAACCGGTCGGGGTGACGCTGAAGGAAGGCTGCTCGCTCGGTGCGCGCAGCGTCTGCGTGGCCCCGGTCACCATCGGCCGCTGGGCGACCGTCGCCGCGGGTGCGGTCGTGACCAAGGACGTGCCAGACTTCGCGCTGGTCGCCGGGGTTCCGGCGCGCCGGCTCAAGTGGGTCGGCAAGGCCGGCGTTCCGCTGCTGTCCGTCGGGGACGGCGAGTGGAAGTGCCCGAACACGGGCGAGATGTACATCGAAACCGACGGACGGCTGCGGCCGGCCGACGAAAACGCCGAAAACATGGAGGAGAACTGA
- a CDS encoding glycosyltransferase produces the protein MTDRPHLLYVAWGFPPCRGGGVYRALATANRFAALGWKVTVLTADRDTFFRFTGADLTLEERVDPSVEVVRVPFEWPILEADLRRWSKRRAANPKLWAKWRTKQDQIPFPESGYGPWRSVIEKAAERIHKAHKVDLTVATANPHVAFTAAYHLHKKFQVPYVMDYRDAWLLDVFTGDRLHEPNSRAARWEKKLVESAREVWFVNDPIKDWHEKLYPAQASKMHTVANGFDPDLVPDTQDRGAVTDRPLVFGYVGTVSPKVPLKEFVEGWQLAKEQSSELAGAKAKIYGYLGYYAQPRADMLATINAAADAGVSYEGPVGKAEIAKAYDEFDAQLLMLGKGRYVTSGKVFEYLATGLPVVSVHDPENAASDVLRGHPLWFPVSDVTPEAIAAALIEAAHAARTADEGIRAKAREFGASYRRDLQLDPRIEALAASVQGVAA, from the coding sequence ATGACCGACCGCCCACACCTGTTGTACGTCGCCTGGGGCTTCCCGCCCTGCCGGGGCGGCGGTGTCTACCGGGCACTGGCCACGGCCAACCGGTTCGCCGCGCTCGGCTGGAAGGTGACCGTGCTGACGGCCGACCGCGACACGTTCTTCCGGTTCACCGGTGCGGACCTGACCCTCGAGGAGCGGGTGGACCCGTCCGTCGAGGTCGTCCGGGTCCCGTTCGAGTGGCCGATCCTGGAGGCCGACCTGCGCCGCTGGTCCAAGCGTCGCGCGGCGAACCCCAAGCTCTGGGCCAAGTGGCGCACCAAGCAGGACCAGATCCCGTTCCCGGAGAGCGGGTACGGTCCCTGGCGCTCGGTGATCGAGAAGGCCGCGGAGCGGATCCACAAGGCGCACAAGGTCGACCTGACGGTCGCCACCGCCAACCCGCACGTCGCGTTCACGGCGGCGTACCACCTGCACAAGAAGTTCCAGGTGCCGTACGTGATGGACTACCGGGACGCGTGGCTGCTGGACGTCTTCACCGGCGACCGGCTGCACGAGCCGAACAGCCGCGCCGCCCGCTGGGAGAAGAAGCTGGTGGAGTCCGCGCGCGAGGTCTGGTTCGTGAACGACCCGATCAAGGACTGGCACGAGAAGCTCTACCCGGCGCAGGCGTCGAAGATGCACACGGTCGCGAACGGGTTCGACCCGGACCTGGTGCCGGACACGCAGGACCGGGGCGCGGTCACCGACCGCCCGCTGGTCTTCGGGTACGTCGGCACCGTGTCGCCGAAGGTGCCGCTCAAGGAGTTCGTCGAGGGCTGGCAGCTCGCGAAGGAGCAGTCGTCCGAGCTCGCGGGCGCGAAGGCCAAGATCTACGGCTACCTGGGGTACTACGCGCAGCCGCGGGCAGACATGCTCGCGACGATCAACGCGGCCGCGGACGCCGGGGTCAGCTACGAGGGTCCGGTCGGCAAGGCCGAGATCGCGAAGGCGTACGACGAGTTCGACGCGCAGCTGCTGATGCTGGGCAAGGGACGGTACGTGACCAGCGGCAAGGTGTTCGAGTACCTGGCGACCGGGTTGCCGGTGGTGTCGGTGCACGACCCGGAGAACGCCGCGTCCGATGTGCTGCGTGGGCATCCGCTGTGGTTCCCGGTGTCGGACGTGACGCCGGAGGCGATCGCGGCCGCGCTGATCGAGGCGGCGCACGCGGCACGCACCGCGGACGAGGGGATCCGGGCGAAGGCGCGCGAGTTCGGTGCGTCGTACCGGCGTGATCTGCAGCTGGATCCGCGGATCGAAGCGCTGGCTGCAAGCGTGCAGGGGGTCGCGGCATGA